One genomic segment of Chelonia mydas isolate rCheMyd1 chromosome 1, rCheMyd1.pri.v2, whole genome shotgun sequence includes these proteins:
- the LOC119565312 gene encoding olfactory receptor 51G2-like, whose product MAQSITSAANDTSFNSAVFLLTGIPGQEDVHIWMSILFSLMYAISIVGNSVILFIIKTDPSLHEPMYMFLSMLAVTDLSLSISTMPTILGIYLFNSREISLNACFGQLFFLHFLAKIESSVLLLMAFDRFVAICNPLRYASILTPPRIDKMGLVFVVRGLAVALPFPFLLKRFQYCRANVLSHSYCLHQDVMKLSCSDITVNYIYGLFTTLFTFGLDSLLIFLSYMMILKTVLSITSHTECLRALNTCVSHICAVLLFYTPNVSLAVIHRFGNSSSHLLKILLGYVYLLVPPLMNPVVYSVKSKHLRERIIRVFVK is encoded by the coding sequence ATGGCCCAGTCCATTACGTCAGCTGCGAATGACACCTCATTCAACTCTGCAGTGTTCCTTCTCActgggatacctgggcaggaagacGTCCATATCTGGATGTCTATCCTCTTCAGCTTAATGTACGCTATTTCGATAGTAGGAAATTCTgtcattctgttcattataaaaacagatccaagcctccatgagcccatgtacatgTTCCTTTCCATGTTGGCTGTCACAGACCTTAGCTTATCGATATCCACCATGCCGACAATCCTGGGCATATACTTGTTTAACTCTAGGGAGATCAGCCTTAATGCTTGTTTTGGCCAGCTGTTCTTCCTCCACTTTCTTGCAAAAATTGAATCTTCCGTGCTCTTGTTGATGGCCTTTGACCGCTTTGTTgccatctgtaacccactgagaTATGCTTCCATCTTAACTCCACCGAGAATAGACAAGATGGGGTTGGTGTTTGTGGTAAGAGGGCTGGCTGTAGCATTACCATTCCCCTTTCTCCTGAAAAGGTTCCAATACTGTCGAGCCAACgtcctctcccattcctactgCCTGCACCAGGATGTCATGAAGTTGTCTTGTTCGGATATCACAGTCAACTACATCTATGGCTTGTTTACTACTCTCTTCACATTTGGATTGGACTCTTtgctcatcttcctctcttaCATGATGATTCTCAAAACAGTGCTGAGCATCACGTCCCACACGGAGTGCCTCAGGGCCCTGAACACCTGCGTCTCCCACATCTGCGCCGTCCTGCTCTTCTACACACCAAACGTCAGCCTGGCTGTGATACACAGATTTGGGAATAGCTCTTCTCACTTACTTAAGATTCTCCTGGGCTATGTCTACCTGCTGGTCCCCCCCCTGATGAATCCAGTTGTGTACAGTGTGAAAAGCAAACATCTTCGTGAGAGGATAATCAGGGTATTTGTCAAGTGA
- the LOC102935133 gene encoding olfactory receptor 51G2-like, with protein sequence MAQSIKSAANDTAFNSAVFLLTGIPGQEDVHIWISIPFSLMYAISIVGNSVILFIIKTDPSLHEPMYIFLSMLAVSDLGLLISTIPTILGIYLFNSREISLNACFAQLFFIHFLAKIESSVLLLMAFDRFVAICNPLRYASILTPLRIAKMGLVFLLRGVAVALPFPFLLKRFRYCRANVLSHSYCLHQDVMKLACSDITVNTIYGMFTTVFTLGLDSLLIFFSYVMILKTVLSIASHTECLRALNTCVSHICAVLLFYIPDIGLAVIHRFGNSSSHLLRILLGYVYLLVPPLINPIVYSVKSRHLRVRIIRAFVK encoded by the coding sequence ATGGCCCAGTCCATTAAGTCAGCTGCAAATGACACCGCATTCAACTCTGCAGTGTTCCTTCTCActgggatacctgggcaggaagacGTCCATATCTGGATCTCTATCCCCTTCAGCTTAATGTACGCTATTTCGATAGTAGGAAATTCAGTCATcctgttcattataaaaacagatccaagcctccatgagcccatgtatattttcctttccatgttggccgTCTCAGACCTTGGCTTATTGATATCCACCATACCGACAATCCTGGGCATATACTTGTTTAACTCTAGAGAGATCAGCCttaatgcctgttttgcccagctgttcttcatccacttTCTTGCAAAAATTGAATCTTCCGTACTCTTGTTGATGGCCTTTGACCGCTTTGTTgccatctgtaacccactgagatatgcttccatcttaactccactgagaatagccaagatgggattagtgtttttgttaagAGGGGTGGCTGTAGCATTACCATTCCCCTTTCTCCTGAAAAGGTTCCGATACTGTCGAGCCaatgtcctctcccattcctactgCCTGCACCAGGATGTCATGAAGTTGGCTTGTTCGGATATCACAGTCAACACCATCTATGGCATGTTTACTACAGTTTTCACATTGGGGTTGGACTCGCTGCTCATCTTCTtctcttatgtgatgatcctcAAAACAGTGCTGAGCATCGCATCCCACACGGAGTGCCTCAGGGCCCTGAACACCTGCGTCTCCCACATCTGCGCCGTCCTGCTCTTCTATATACCAGACATTGGCCTGGCTGTGATACACAGATTTGGGAATAGCTCTTCTCACTTACTTAGGATTCTCCTGGGATACGTCTACCTGCTGGTCCCGCCCCTGATAAACCCAATCGTGTATAGCGTGAAAAGCAGACATCTTCGTGTGAGGATAATCAGGGCCTTCGTCAAATGA
- the LOC114019033 gene encoding olfactory receptor 51G2-like → MSAVNDTKFNSVMFLLTRIPGLEDIHLWISIPFCFMYVLSVVGNSVILFIIKTDPSLHEPMYIFLSMLAITDLALSITTIPTILGIYLFNSRRISLEACFAQMFFIHSLSKIESFVLLFMAFDRFIAICNPLRYASILTPPRIAKMGLVAVVRSVALILPLPILLKRFRYCRDNVLSHSYCLHQDIMKVACSDISVNSIYGLFVKVVTDGLDSFLIFLSYVMILKTVLSIASHRECLRALNTCVSHLCVVVLFYISDIGLSLIHRFGNSSTHLLQIILGYIYLLVPPLMNPIVYSVKSKHLRERIIRALVK, encoded by the coding sequence atgtcagctgtcaatgaCACTAAATTCAACTCTGTAATGTTCCTTCTCACCAGGATACCTGGGCTGGAAGACATCCACCTCTggatctctatccccttctgcttCATGTATGTTCTTTCAGTCgtaggaaattcagtcattctgttcattataaaaacagatccaagcctccatgagcccatgtacattttcctttccatgttggccaTCACAGACCTTGCCTTATCCATAACCACCATACCGACGATACTGGGCATATACTTGTTTAACTCTAGGAGAATCAGCCTCGAGGCCTGTTTTGCCCAGATGTTCTTCATCCACTCGCTTTCAAAAATTGAGTCCTTTGTCCTCTTGTTCATGGCCTTTGACCGCTTCATCGCAATTTGTAACCCACTGAGATATGCCTCCATCTTAACTCCTCCGAGAATAGCCAAGATGGGCCTGGTGGCTGTGGTAAGATCGGTGGCCCTAATACTCCCACTCCCCATTCTCCTGAAACGGTTCCGATACTGTAGAGACaatgtcctctcccattcctactgCCTGCACCAGGACATCATGAAGGTGGCTTGTTCAGACATCTCAGTGAACAGCATCTATGGCTTGTTTGTTAAAGTCGTGACGGATGGATTGGACTCGttcctcatcttcctctcttatgtgatgatcctcAAAACAGTGCTGAGTATCGCATCCCACAGAGAGTGCCTCAGGGCCCTGAACACCTGTGTCTCCCATCTCTGCGTTGTCGTGCTCTTCTACATATCAGACATTGGCCTGTCTTTGATACACAGATTTGGAAATAGCTCTACTCACTTGCTTCAGATTATCCTGGGCTACATCTACCTGCTGGTCCCGCCCCTGATGAACCCAATTGTGTACAGtgtgaaaagcaaacaccttCGTGAGAGAATAATCAGGGCACTGGTCAAGTGA